The following coding sequences are from one Desulfosporosinus orientis DSM 765 window:
- the pdxS gene encoding pyridoxal 5'-phosphate synthase lyase subunit PdxS, giving the protein MTERGTWGLKKGLAEMLKGGVIMDVTTPEQAKIAEEAGACAVMALERVPSDIRAAGGVARMADPTIIQRIMEVVTIPVMAKARIGHFVEAQILESLGVDYIDESEVLTPADEEFHINKHEFKVPFVCGAKNLGEALRRIGEGAAMIRTKGEPGTGNVVEAVRHMRMVMSEIRRLQNLPKEELMTTAKNLAAPYDLVVQVAELGRLPVVNFAAGGLATPADAALMMQLGCDGVFVGSGIFKSQDPMARAKAIVAATTHFNDRDVLAQVSKDLGEAMPGLEISNLPQNERMSERGW; this is encoded by the coding sequence ATGACTGAAAGAGGTACTTGGGGTTTAAAAAAGGGACTGGCAGAAATGCTTAAGGGCGGAGTAATCATGGATGTAACCACTCCTGAGCAAGCTAAAATAGCCGAAGAGGCTGGCGCTTGTGCCGTTATGGCTCTCGAACGCGTCCCTTCTGATATTCGTGCGGCCGGTGGAGTTGCCAGGATGGCTGATCCAACCATCATTCAGAGAATCATGGAAGTCGTCACCATCCCTGTCATGGCTAAAGCGCGTATCGGACATTTTGTGGAAGCACAAATCCTCGAATCCCTCGGCGTGGACTACATCGATGAAAGCGAAGTTTTAACTCCTGCCGACGAAGAGTTCCATATCAATAAGCATGAATTCAAAGTTCCCTTTGTCTGTGGCGCTAAAAACCTCGGGGAAGCCCTCCGCCGCATTGGCGAAGGTGCTGCCATGATTCGTACCAAAGGAGAGCCGGGTACGGGAAACGTTGTCGAAGCGGTTCGCCATATGCGCATGGTGATGAGCGAAATACGACGCCTTCAAAACCTCCCCAAAGAAGAGTTAATGACCACAGCGAAAAATCTTGCAGCACCTTATGACCTTGTTGTCCAGGTCGCAGAACTCGGCAGACTCCCAGTGGTCAACTTCGCTGCAGGAGGCTTAGCAACCCCGGCTGACGCTGCGCTCATGATGCAACTTGGCTGTGACGGCGTGTTTGTCGGCTCGGGAATCTTTAAATCCCAAGACCCTATGGCCCGTGCCAAAGCCATCGTCGCGGCAACGACTCACTTCAATGACCGAGATGTTCTCGCCCAGGTCTCCAAGGATCTCGGAGAAGCAA